One genomic segment of Syngnathus typhle isolate RoL2023-S1 ecotype Sweden linkage group LG8, RoL_Styp_1.0, whole genome shotgun sequence includes these proteins:
- the fam13c gene encoding protein FAM13C isoform X1, giving the protein MFCFCFQSPSLKLQALEADFSPPDLEQEDPRDLKNLPANQQPLLSRQPSPRLDHKLLFHSPPSTPAQDTVADSSQHVAPASRDSFYTLGGSPEVPADPPASSPGSPPLLSAFSTGECPVPSPRCPNLSLRYNLDPDAAPSPPCSQHIRMARCSIRSEPDDCSLSVSVLKRHVQTLRKRIRQLEEHFEQERLKVNAKGETPSHYDKSAPPEVARLIKELLKSRKQLKELKLCHADEDVLKAPFTPSDADLQQANNKSNNGKPSVEETLHVISMMLMESRRELSLPDSIKEMNPSQMSLEKSSLQKCLLYFESLHGCPSNASERSLVKPFYERYRILKQMLLSSATPTLITTIEEEDDSDDDHPKEQNLRQQYMSPVEPPPPTLEMSDTPLVSPLDEVKCLQPQIVTMATLHEASRAELLDHLRITRLEKRRLHRALREFEDLFYTLSGRVCQKEDRGPMAEEYCQYKDLKAKLRLLEALLSKNQDTPKSN; this is encoded by the exons ATGTTCTGCTTCTGCTTCCAGAGCCCCTCCCTCAAGCTGCAAGCCCTGGAGGCTGATTTTAGCCCCCCCGACTTGGAGCAGGAAGACCCCCGGGATCTGAAGAACCTGCCGGCCAACCAGCAGCCTCTTTTGAGCAGGCAGCCGAGCCCGCGTTTGGACCACAAGCTGCTCTTTCATTCGCCTCCCTCAACGCCAGCTCAGGACACCGTTGCAGACTCATCGCAGCACG TTGCTCCCGCATCCCGAGATTCTTTCTATACACTCGGCGGCTCTCCTGAGGTACCTGCCGACCCCCCGGCTAGCTCCCCGGGCAGCCCCCCCCTGCTGTCGGCTTTCAGCACCGGCGAGTGCCCGGTCCCGTCTCCTCGCTGCCCCAACCTGAGCCTTCGCTACAACCTGGACCCCGACGCCGCCCCGTCGCCGCCCTGCTCGCAGCACATCCGCAT GGCGCGCTGCAGCATCCGCTCGGAACCAGACGATTGCTCCCTGTCTGTGTCCGTGTTGAAAAGACACGTTCAGACCTTGAGGAAGAGGATCAGGCAGCTGGAGGAGCATTTTGAGCAGGAGAGGCTCAAGGTGAACGCCAAAGGCGAAACG CCTTCTCATTATGACAAGAGCGCACCTCCCGAGGTTGCCAGACTGATTAAGGAGCTACTGAAGAGCCGCAAGCAGCTAAAAG AGCTCAAGCTGTGTCATGCGGACGAAGACGTCCTGAAAGCACCTTTCACCCCGAGCGATGCAGACCTTCAGCAAGCCAACAACAAGAGCAACAACGGCAAGCCCAGCGTGGAGGAGACGCTCCACGTCATCAGCATGATGCTGATGGAGAGTCGGCGAGAGCTCAGCCTTCCAGACAGCATCAAG GAGATGAACCCTTCCCAGATGAGCTTGGAGAAGTCCAGTCTGCAAAAGTGTTTGCTCTACTTTGAGAGTCTGCATGGATGTCCG AGTAACGCGAGCGAGCGGTCGCTGGTCAAGCCATTTTACGAGCGCTACCGCATCCTCAAACAGATGCTGCTTTCCTCCGCCACCCCCACACTCATCACCACCATT gaggaagaggacgacTCAGATGACGACCACCCCAAAGAGCAAAACCTGAGACAGCAGTACATGTCGCCTGTGgagcccccccctcccaccttgGAAATGTCCGACACGCCGCTGGTGTCGCCTCTGGACGAAGTCAAGTGTCTCCAGCCGCAGattgtcaccatggcaacactcCATGAGGCTTCCAG AGCGGAATTACTGGACCATCTTCGGATCACCCGCTTGGAAAAACGGAGGCTTCACCGCGCACTGCGGGAGTTTGAGGACCTTTTCTACACCCTGAGTGGCAG GGTGTGTCAAAAGGAGGACCGTGGGCCCATGGCCGAAGAGTACTGCCAGTACAAGGACCTCAAAGCCAAACTGCGCCTGCTCGAGGCCCTGCTCAGCAAAAATCAGGACACGCCCAAGAGCAACTGA
- the fam13c gene encoding protein FAM13C isoform X2, with the protein MFCFCFQSPSLKLQALEADFSPPDLEQEDPRDLKNLPANQQPLLSRQPSPRLDHKLLFHSPPSTPAQDTVADSSQHVAPASRDSFYTLGGSPEVPADPPASSPGSPPLLSAFSTGECPVPSPRCPNLSLRYNLDPDAAPSPPCSQHIRMARCSIRSEPDDCSLSVSVLKRHVQTLRKRIRQLEEHFEQERLKPSHYDKSAPPEVARLIKELLKSRKQLKELKLCHADEDVLKAPFTPSDADLQQANNKSNNGKPSVEETLHVISMMLMESRRELSLPDSIKEMNPSQMSLEKSSLQKCLLYFESLHGCPSNASERSLVKPFYERYRILKQMLLSSATPTLITTIEEEDDSDDDHPKEQNLRQQYMSPVEPPPPTLEMSDTPLVSPLDEVKCLQPQIVTMATLHEASRAELLDHLRITRLEKRRLHRALREFEDLFYTLSGRVCQKEDRGPMAEEYCQYKDLKAKLRLLEALLSKNQDTPKSN; encoded by the exons ATGTTCTGCTTCTGCTTCCAGAGCCCCTCCCTCAAGCTGCAAGCCCTGGAGGCTGATTTTAGCCCCCCCGACTTGGAGCAGGAAGACCCCCGGGATCTGAAGAACCTGCCGGCCAACCAGCAGCCTCTTTTGAGCAGGCAGCCGAGCCCGCGTTTGGACCACAAGCTGCTCTTTCATTCGCCTCCCTCAACGCCAGCTCAGGACACCGTTGCAGACTCATCGCAGCACG TTGCTCCCGCATCCCGAGATTCTTTCTATACACTCGGCGGCTCTCCTGAGGTACCTGCCGACCCCCCGGCTAGCTCCCCGGGCAGCCCCCCCCTGCTGTCGGCTTTCAGCACCGGCGAGTGCCCGGTCCCGTCTCCTCGCTGCCCCAACCTGAGCCTTCGCTACAACCTGGACCCCGACGCCGCCCCGTCGCCGCCCTGCTCGCAGCACATCCGCAT GGCGCGCTGCAGCATCCGCTCGGAACCAGACGATTGCTCCCTGTCTGTGTCCGTGTTGAAAAGACACGTTCAGACCTTGAGGAAGAGGATCAGGCAGCTGGAGGAGCATTTTGAGCAGGAGAGGCTCAAG CCTTCTCATTATGACAAGAGCGCACCTCCCGAGGTTGCCAGACTGATTAAGGAGCTACTGAAGAGCCGCAAGCAGCTAAAAG AGCTCAAGCTGTGTCATGCGGACGAAGACGTCCTGAAAGCACCTTTCACCCCGAGCGATGCAGACCTTCAGCAAGCCAACAACAAGAGCAACAACGGCAAGCCCAGCGTGGAGGAGACGCTCCACGTCATCAGCATGATGCTGATGGAGAGTCGGCGAGAGCTCAGCCTTCCAGACAGCATCAAG GAGATGAACCCTTCCCAGATGAGCTTGGAGAAGTCCAGTCTGCAAAAGTGTTTGCTCTACTTTGAGAGTCTGCATGGATGTCCG AGTAACGCGAGCGAGCGGTCGCTGGTCAAGCCATTTTACGAGCGCTACCGCATCCTCAAACAGATGCTGCTTTCCTCCGCCACCCCCACACTCATCACCACCATT gaggaagaggacgacTCAGATGACGACCACCCCAAAGAGCAAAACCTGAGACAGCAGTACATGTCGCCTGTGgagcccccccctcccaccttgGAAATGTCCGACACGCCGCTGGTGTCGCCTCTGGACGAAGTCAAGTGTCTCCAGCCGCAGattgtcaccatggcaacactcCATGAGGCTTCCAG AGCGGAATTACTGGACCATCTTCGGATCACCCGCTTGGAAAAACGGAGGCTTCACCGCGCACTGCGGGAGTTTGAGGACCTTTTCTACACCCTGAGTGGCAG GGTGTGTCAAAAGGAGGACCGTGGGCCCATGGCCGAAGAGTACTGCCAGTACAAGGACCTCAAAGCCAAACTGCGCCTGCTCGAGGCCCTGCTCAGCAAAAATCAGGACACGCCCAAGAGCAACTGA
- the LOC133158679 gene encoding monocarboxylate transporter 9-like: protein MASRVLDGGWGWAIVVASFLAQLLAYGSPQSVGVLYPEWLHTFQEGKGMTAWVGSLVAGVGLIASPVCSACVDNFGARPVTIFSGVMVAGGLMLSAFAPNVQFLIFSYGIVVGLGCGLVYAATLTITCQYFDKRRGLALGVVTTGTSVGAFIYATAQNELIVLYGLDGCLLIIGALALNLMACAGFMRPLNMPGYYLKQRAALQRNTEQQLFEKPQPDDLRTAPGSTACAQDKSLMAKELLITTDGIRVETKRSGFLARLGIMRVIKKKRQAYFKYMSSMHKLLQEQAMVAFCIGVFLFSLGAFPPVLLIEDVAQSQGLIEEVSVIPLVSIGAIATCVGKLVLGVLVDIRWINSIYLYAFTMFAGGVALLLIPVTKSYLGLQILSASLGFFSGNWSITSYITTKIVGLDRLTQAHGIVMFFGGFGIMLGPPVVGWFFDWTQSYDLAFYFSGSCVLLGALVLFLLTLPCRNRKATSDKDRANIQFTSNCDKVASVA, encoded by the exons ATGGCTTCCAGAGTGCTGGATGGCGGCTGGGGATGGGCCATTGTGGTGGCCTCCTTTCTGGCCCAGCTGCTGGCCTATGGCTCCCCGCAGTCAGTGGGCGTCCTCTACCCTGAGTGGCTGCACACCTTCCAAGAGGGCAAAGGCATGACGGCATGGGTGGGCTCCCTGGTGGCCGGAGTGGGCCTCATTGCTA GTCCTGTGTGCAGCGCTTGTGTGGACAACTTTGGCGCTCGCCCCGTCACCATCTTCAGCGGCGTCATGGTAGCCGGCGGCCTGATGCTCAGTGCCTTCGCGCCCAACGTCCAGTTCCTCATTTTCTCTTACGGCATTGTCGTCG GTCTTGGCTGCGGTCTCGTCTACGCGGCCACCTTGACAATCACCTGTCAGTATTTTGACAAGAGACGCGGGCTTGCCCTCGGCGTGGTCACCACAG GCACCAGTGTGGGAGCCTTCATCTACGCCACGGCTCAGAACGAGCTCATCGTTCTGTACGGCCTAGACGGCTGCCTCCTGATCATCGGCGCGCTGGCGCTAAACCTCATGGCCTGCGCCGGCTTCATGAGGCCCCTCAACATGCCGGGCTACTACCTCAAACAGAGGGCGGCCCTGCAACGCAACACGGAGCAGCAGCTCTTCGAAAAGCCCCAGCCGGACGACCTGAGGACGGCGCCGGGTTCAACGGCGTGTGCTCAGGACAAAAGCCTGATGGCGAAGGAGCTTCTCATCACCACCGACGGCATTCGGGTAGAGACAAAGAGGAGCGGCTTCCTGGCTCGGTTGGGCATCATGAGAGTTATCAAGAAGAAGAGGCAGGCCTACTTCAAGTACATGAGCTCCATGCACAAGCTCCTGCAGGAGCAAGCCATGGTGGCCTTCTGCATCGGTGTCTTCCTGTTCAGCCTGGGAGCGTTCCCCCCCGTGCTCTTGATCGAGGACGTGGCGCAGAGCCAGGGACTCATCGAAGAAGTCAGCGTCATTCCACTGGTGTCCATCGGAGCCATCGCGACGTGCGTGGGCAAACTGGTGCTGGGTGTCCTGGTGGACATCAGGTGGATCAACAGCATCTACCTGTAcgccttcaccatgtttgcggGAGGCGTGGCGCTCTTGCTCATCCCCGTCACTAAAAGCTACTTGGGACTGCAGATCCTCTCCGCCAGCCTGGGCTTCTTCTCTGGAAACTGGTCCATCACTTCGTACATCACCACAAAGATTGTCGGCTTGGACAGACTCACGCAAGCCCACGGGATCGTCATGTTCTTCGGTGGATTTGGAATCATGCTGGGACCACCTGTTGTTG GCTGGTTCTTCGACTGGACACAGTCTTACGACCTGGCGTTCTACTTCAGCGGGAGCTGCGTGTTGCTGGGAGCGCTGGTTCTCTTCCTGCTCACGCTGCCTTGCCGGAACAGGAAGGCCACGTCCGACAAGGACCGAGCGAACATCCAGTTCACCAGCAACTGCGACAAAGTGGCCTCTGTCGCGTGA